Part of the Syntrophorhabdales bacterium genome, ATGTCAAAGAAACCATAGAGCACGAGATGGCCGAGGAGCCCCAAAAGGATGAGGTAAAACAGGCAGACGTACAAGTAGAAGAGCAGAAGCAGGTACAGCAGGAGGAGAAAATACAGGGGCGGCAGCAGGACGTGCAGAAGGGGCAAGAATCGCTCTTCAATGATCAGATGCTGTTAGCCGACGGCCACGTTGTCGCAGAACAGCCGGCCGACGTGACGCAGACGCAAGAGCAGAAAGCCGAAGGTGAAGCAGCGACTGAAGGCCAGCAGGTAGCTCTCGAGGACAAGAAAGAAGACTTAGCCGAAAAGATCGCCGAAGGTATCAGAATAAATGACCCGCAGAAAACATGATAGACGAGAAGAAACCCTTTTTTTCCCACCTCAAAGAGCTCCGCGATAGACTCGTTGTCTGTGTCATAGCCGTGGGTGTGGCGTTCATCATCACCTATGGGTTCAAAGAGAGGATCTTCGGATTCCTCATGCAGCCCTTTATTCAGGTGATGCCACCCGGAAGTTCCTTCATCTTCACCAACGTCACCGAAGCCTTTATCACCTATTTCAAGATAGCCATTGTTGCGGCCATTTTTCTGGGCTCGCCCGTACTTCTCTATGAGATATGGATGTTTGTGGCACCGGGTCTCTATGAAAGCGAAAAAAATTATGTCTATCCCTTCATTATTTTCGGTAGCCTGCTCTTTGTTGCCGGCGCCCTTTTCTGCTATTACGTGGTGATGCCCGTTCTCTTCAGATTTTTCGTAGGGTATGCGTCAGAGTTTGTTGTGCCAATGCCTTCTCTCAAGGAGTACATGAGCCTGGCGCTCAAGATGCTCATCACGTTTGGTTTTATCTTTCTTCTGCCGCTTGTTGCCTACTATCTCTCCAGGGCGGGGATCATTAATCACCGCCTGCTCTCTTCGAAACGTCGCTACGCGATTCTCGGCATTTTCGTTCTGAGCGCCATTATTACGCCGCCGGAAATGACAAGCCAACTCCTCATCGTCCTCCCTTTGATAGGGCTCTATGAAGTTAGCATCATTATTGCAAGAATATTCGGAAAGAAGAAGGCGACCCAGGAGACAACCGAGTAAGATTAAGGGGTAAAACGCCCGGGAGAAAAGTGATGCCTCAACCTACCATTGTCATTCTCGCAGCCGGCAAGGGCAAAAGGATGCGCTCCAGAAAACCAAAGGTACTCCATGAGATCATGGGCAGGCCTATGATCGAGTGCGTGGTTGAAGCGGCCAGGCAGCTTTCCCCCTCAAAGATAGTTGTGGTTACGGGGCACGAGAGAGAGCTCGTGGAAGAGCGTCTCAAGAACGGGGAGCTTTTCTTTGCAGCACAGGAAGAACAGAAGGGCACAGCGCACGCGTTGCTTGTAGCGGAACCAATGCTGGATGCGACCGACATCCTGATACTTTATGGCGAC contains:
- the tatB gene encoding Sec-independent protein translocase protein TatB is translated as MFGIGIPELVIIVIVALLVVGPAKLPELARSMGKALGEFRRLADDVKETIEHEMAEEPQKDEVKQADVQVEEQKQVQQEEKIQGRQQDVQKGQESLFNDQMLLADGHVVAEQPADVTQTQEQKAEGEAATEGQQVALEDKKEDLAEKIAEGIRINDPQKT
- the tatC gene encoding twin-arginine translocase subunit TatC, whose amino-acid sequence is MIDEKKPFFSHLKELRDRLVVCVIAVGVAFIITYGFKERIFGFLMQPFIQVMPPGSSFIFTNVTEAFITYFKIAIVAAIFLGSPVLLYEIWMFVAPGLYESEKNYVYPFIIFGSLLFVAGALFCYYVVMPVLFRFFVGYASEFVVPMPSLKEYMSLALKMLITFGFIFLLPLVAYYLSRAGIINHRLLSSKRRYAILGIFVLSAIITPPEMTSQLLIVLPLIGLYEVSIIIARIFGKKKATQETTE